A region of the Antedon mediterranea chromosome 4, ecAntMedi1.1, whole genome shotgun sequence genome:
GGTTATGtcatttaataaaaagttttcaaatttaaagttgattattattatcattttcaagTTATTATGGAGGGAAAAAGAATTTCTCTGACAAAACACAGTTACGcaatcttttttttctgttttcaaCGACCACGTTGGCGCATTATTATTCAGTAGTACTCTCGAcgtaattttataaatgttagcGTCCACTTCTCTCTCAATGTCTGTCCCTTCCCCAACCAGCCTACTTAGATTGTTAATGAGATACTATACTGTAAACCTACCTACCTTTATTCCTTTAGAGGAAAATGTTCGCACAGACATGGAATTGTCTCGCTTTAGTATATAGAATATCACACAACTTACAAAAACACATAACACACATTTGGACAGTactaaaatatacataatatattatttttaaaacaccgATTAGTATTTCTATAATACACGCAGCATtctctgatttaaaaaaattaatgatgcttcaaatgtaattttccacgggtaaaaatgttttatattcacttaGTACTTCATCTACACTAATATTGCACAACCACACCGGTACTGGTGTCATCCATTGTTGAGATTGTCGTAGTATGGTTGGCATTGTTTCTCGTCTGAACAGGGCTCTATATTGTCGTCCATTCGTAGATATCCTCATGCATGGTATGGATTGCATTGCTTCTTCAAGGTTGGCATTGTTAAAATTTCTTAAATTCGACGGATCCTCCTAATGCAGAAGAATTGATCCAAATAGTCTATTCTATATTATATTCTATCCATGATCCACAAAATACACGTAAATGAAAAGGGGCAATGAAGCCACCGATGACAAGGTGACAAGGTCTTTccttgtttaattttttttcgatATAATTATCTTCGTTCTGCATGAAACGCTGTTGCAATACCAAGAAGACGTTTTCGTTCAAAGGTATTTGATTCCTTTAGAAGTTTTCTCACCAGAGAAGACCGGTTTTGCAGCAAAGTATAAGCCGTATCAAACTCGACAAGTTCGCCGTCATCAATAACCTATAAGAATTAAACATGATTAGCCATAGccttgagaaaaaaaaaatacaaaaatgtgtGCGTCTGCAATGCATTATTAAAAAGAAATCGACAATATCAATCGGCCGCCTTTCCTGCCGCGTCATTTTTGTAAATcgaaatgtcgccctctatatcgtcacACAATTTGTGCACAAACGGTGGTGACCTACCGCACCACAAGCCAGATACATTACGTCGAATAACTAATTCAACCAGAATCTCAGAATGCTCCGAAATGCAAATAGGCTAAGTGTCTTTTTAAATTTAGGCTTATGATTTCATCTTGATTTATCGTAACAAAATGCAGCGTCACTTACCATTACCCTATCAGAATCCATAATATTGTTGAGTCTGTTTGTGATTGTAAacactgtacagtatttaaagtGACTTCGAATCGTGGTTTGTATCAATGAAGttatactataaaaataaatcagcGTTTAACAAAATTGTCACCATTATCTTTATACGCTATTTTCGGTGTAGATGTGTCTTTGTTTAAATTGACCAGTTACAAAAGAATTATAGCGTATTATCACAAGCAATAACACAGAGAAGATGACAACTGTAATGACACCATGATGAAGGGCCGCGTACTCTAACGTGGTTCATACGCGCGACCTGAAAGAACTACAGGGGAGCGTTAGTAAAATACTACGGTACAAATTTATCTttaattacttattattatacaagATTCCCAATCTTACTCGATAAGTAATTAACAGTATTAATTTACAATATAGATTAATATTTTAGTTACTGAATTTATTTGAAATACTTACATCTGGTCGTCGCTTTTTATCGGTTCCTCTACAATAAGAATTTTATTGCGTCGAAGAATAGCTCTTGCAAGGTAGATCAACTGACGCTGTCCGACACTAAACTGGTTTCCTCCATCTCCTACCGTCATGTCCAGCTTCCCCATGCACTCTCTTACAAACCAGTCTAATCGAAcctgaaaataatattacacaAACCTATATTAAATAGGCTTGGGCACCTGTCTTCGTTTGGAAGGGTTTACTTAACTAAATTAGTCAGTCTTCAATTGCTATAATTTAAGACAAACTTAACAACTTTCTGCCTCGTCATTTTTCTTGTTAAGCGTATTACGGCTAAATTTTCATGAAGACGGTTGTAGCATAGCAACCAAAACGTCAAGACCTCCTCAACCATACTGATATTTCCTTTTAATAACACATTACAACTCTATTACTACTATTATAATATGCGctgtattagtattattattatatttaaagcaataaGTTTGTATAAGTTTACTGGGAAGAATATATGAGCTGAAATATTGACTGTTATATTCGGTGAGGTTGAGCCTAGTTGAATTTCTTTGGAATCCTGCAAGTGAcaagaaacttgttttcttcttttaCATGATCCTCAATAATGTCTTAATTATATATATGCTATTGTTATTTTGCCATTAATGAAATCAATAAATGTTCTTGAAACTGAATCAGTcaatatttcaacaattttcaaataatttcaAAAAGGCAATAATTCTATCTTACCCTTTTCAAAGCTTCCCATAACGCAAAGTCGTTGTATTCTCCAAATGGGTCTATATTAACACGTAGTGATGTTGAAAACAACACTGGATCCtggaataaaacaattttaattttaaccattcagccaagtttttcttttttaagaaaaaaaaagtgttttacaGACAATTAAATTGCCACGGCCCAAAGTCGGTAATTCACGGCTTCACATAGACATCATCGTGAATTCACTAAAAAtcaaagcaaaacaaaaatgtacgaAGGCCTATTTCTTACCTTTGGGACAATTGATATCTTTTTTCTAAGGTTATAAAGACCAAGAGCACTGATGCTGACACCATCGATCAATATGTTTCCTGTAGGCTCCGCAAGGCGGAAGAGAGCCGTTGCTATTGAGCTCTTACCAGCACCTCTTCTACCCAATACTCCAATCTTTAAGATAAAAAGTAAGTGTAACTTATTGTTTTGAAATATAGAAtagttaattatatttattgtcatACATTCATTGTCAGGTACATCCCTAACGCCCAaatcagacagcgtcgtacgacgggGCCCGACGAGTGGTCTCGTCGGGAGAAAATTAAATATGCTTAATGTTCTTCCGAcgacgacctaaaaactacACCCGACGCTATCTCAAGATGTCTCGTCTCGTCGAGATTCAACTCAGACAGTACCGACGAGTCAAGACGTTCcgtcgggcctcgtcgtacgatgctgtctgagttggcctttagaCCCAAGGCTCAAGAAACCCATATTCTTTTACGGACAGTGGCCAAGACAATGATATGGCTGTATAGACACGCTATAGTTCATCTTATGGTTTCATTGTTGGTACTTAAAACAATTTACATACTAAATTATTTGAGTTTTTATAACAGTTTTTGACAAGATTTTTTATAATATGCAACAGTCTTACCTTTTCACGGTGTTCTATATTAAAACTCATGTTCTTTAAAACGATAGGACTTTCAGCCGAATATGACAGAAAGACATTACTGAAGGTTATGTTGCCTTCTTCAGGCCATGATGCCGGTGGTTTCGTATATTTATTGAATcgtggcgcttcgggaaataagTGCGTGTAGTCTGTAACTCGTATTACCGATTTCATCTATCAAAACAAAAcgtatttactttttttacaaCGCACTTACATGTTTAAAGCACAAAGTGCCAACTTTActattggtcagatgtttgctcTACTCTGATGTAATCTGTACTTCATGCTAAGAGCATTGACGCAACGTTACTCCGcagtagttacaaacaattacaaactATACTATTGCAATTGAAGATTATTTCAGAAATTAGATAATGTTTATCTATATAagtgttttacattatatttccTTACTTtctgtaatttattattgttttgtcacattaatataaaatgcatatcaatACTTACCAGTTTTTCAGTATCGTTTATACCGAAAACACTTTTCTGTATTAGTTGCGACAACAGTAGTACACGGCCTACAACAATTCCAACTAAACCAACACTTAATCCTAAAATAACAAGAAAACTGAAAGGTAAGAACTATACTATGGaagttaggcctattatttgttattttgttttcttccaATTTCGGTCTACCATTTCTACGTTCAAATtacgtcatgttaattcattatgCGCATGCGGAAATATTGGGACGCGTGTCTTCGCTCCTCACCCCGACACAGGTTTGTTGGTTTCTAGGTCCAGGGGCGGATTGCAATATAAAGACTTAGAAACCAACAAACCTATGCCGGGGTGAGGAGCGAATCGAAAGCTCCCTAAAGCTTGTTTCCTACTAGGACGTAACGAAACGTAAGCGCGACGCAAGCAATTtaaccaatcataagcgatggattatcagaattttcgcttgtgattggtcaactggcttgcgttgcgcttacgtccttgcgttgcgtcctagtgggaaccaagcttaatgtaattaatttgttttaaatcaagtTTGAATTTTCTTACCACTTTTACCGATGAGACTAGCGAATAAAATGCATACTATAAATACTTGTACAATACAGTAGTAACTGACAGACAATAACCTCTGTGACGCTTGATTGGCAATCCATGCCTCATTTAGGCTATCTTGAGCGTCATAGAATGATTCCAAGAAAGCATCGCGCGCTTGATGAGAGCGAATGGTGGTCAAACCACGTATTGCCTTGTCAACATGTTCATCAACAGGCAGTTTCActgaaagaaacaaaaaataaaagctgacttttttttttattatatcacAAGCGaaagtaatactaataatgaGTAATACTCATGTAATACAATACGTACACATTTCTTCCAAATTTTGAATTTCGATTCTAGGTTTGGCAGTCTTGTTTCTTACGTACAAAATTAAAGCAAATAGTGGCACAGCAATGAATAGTAAGTACCAGCTCATAATCATATTGACTACAACAATGCCGCACGTTAAAACCATCACTTGGATTGAACCCAACATGGTCGTGGGTAGTTCGTCTTCCATAGTACGCATGTCTTCGTTGAATCGGCGTAAAATACAATCTACAACAGTAGCAAAAGAGTTAATAATGAAACGACGGTTATTTTTTAAACCTTTTGAATATTCCTGTTTAATGAACATTTCTATCGAGGGATAACACGGCCAATTTCCCGTAAAACGAACAAGGGATTTATGTGGTTCAACTCTACGGCACGTGGGCCCGAAAAGTAATTTAATACACATAAGCCATGTGAACTCGTTAAGCATAAAACACAGCAATACTGGGGACACTCATCTTCATTATCAGATcgtattaaacattttaaaagattgTATTGAAAATATAAGTGCTTCTATTGAAGAAAATTAAGCTATGGAGACAATTTTATTACAATACCCATATAACATGTCAGCACCCGATAATTACTATCATATATTCAAACTTTGAAAATCACAATGGTATATCGTGCAAACCAAATGtcattacctccgccaaggaggttatgttttcacccctgtatgtttgtgtgtgtgtgtttgtgtgtgtgtttgtgtgagTGTGGGTGTGGGtggatgtgtgtgtgtgtgtgagtGTGTGTGTGgatgtgtgtttgtgtgtgtgtctgtgaacagcctggaggccacagtttttatccgattctaacaaaatttggacacaatgatctatgcccaaaaagctcggacgagttcgaatttgaggggaaaggtcataggtcaaggtcacaactaacaaaaaaactattttactgcctagagaccacagttttgatctgattctcaccaaacttagccacaatgatcaatgacacatcatataattgtggttacattttgaagggtcggggtcaaagatcaaggtccaccaaaaaaaaaaaaaaaaattaaaaaaaaaaaaaaaaaaccctcagtgggacttgaaccagcgatctcaactgtgagaggctggatacataaccattacaccacactgtcatccacaactttgtagtgtgcagttaacatatttacacttagaactaataaaaaaaaatgtaaaaaaaaatattcagggggcattttatgtaggggaattttacagtaggcggaggtttgtactctcggagtaccctctagttattaATAAACTTACCCAGTGGTGTACTGTTGAAGAAGAGCATGGCAGTTTGAATGACTTGGTTGAACACGGTTTCATGAAGCCGTTTGCATGCGTTTAACGTGATGAGAAAAAATAGAACGCCATACAGAATTGTCGTGAATGAACAGGCCCcgataaaaatgataaatactaAAGTAGAATCAGCGTTGTTAAGTTCAACGTAATCAAAAGGGTCAAGGAACTATGGAAGAAATAGAATAAATTGTTAATACTGATCTGCGAAATACGCATGTCTTCTGGTTCCCGTTGGAATTAACCTTATCTACACATAGGCATCTAGAGGCAGAGGTAACATGTAATAAAGTACATAATACACATAGACTTGTATCTCACTGACTTGCGTTAGTCAGTTATTGTGTGTCTAGTAACGGCTGAATGATCAAAATAATACATTCACGTTATACCTTTTCTAAACATAGGCATCTAGAGGTAACATGTAATAAAGTACATAATACACATAGACTTGTATTTCTCAGACTTGCATTAGTCAGTTATGGTGTGTCTAGTGACAGCTGAATGATTGGTTGAACGATGCCATTTCATTACATTTAGTTGTGAGTCTTGACACAACACATCGTGAATATTGCTTACCCTAAATTCGTTACAAGTTGTGTCGTTAAAATGATGTCTGTAACATTGCTCTAAATTTGCCCAATGAGCAATCCAGAAGTCCGCCATAAAATACATCACCTGTGTAATAagataatacaatttaaaaaaaatttacttaAAGTAAcgttattttttaacatttttctaaataaaGTAAACTTTTTATTAGTAGAAATATCATTTTATCATCGCATTGAATTTTAGTGaaaataaactaattaaatattcataagagaaatataaagaaatgcaTATACAAATAAAGATTAGGTTTTACTTCTTTTAAACCTAACTAAAGTTTAAGTTGAAGTCACTACAAGTGTTTGCCATGCGATATTGGACAAGTGGAGCAATATCTGTCCTTTTGTTAAAGTTTGATGTACTTTTTTGACGGCTAGAATATGTGTGAGAATGATGGTACAATTAAGATCGGCCAGGCTCAAGTCTTATTAAACCGAGttgaggtaggcctacttcacaGAACCCAAGTAGGCGCATCATTCCTATGTAAGATGTTCGATATGTTGtgtaaaaatgtgatgtgcccaaatatggtggtgatatgctcaaatatggtagtgatataacatcatcatgtccttattaggcacatcacacttttgttatcacataaactttgataatgTAGAGCTTTAGACAATGGACTCCATTATTAAACCAAAGTTTATACAAACgaagtagctttgcgtcaggaATAGGAGCTAAGTAAatgatcacattttttttctcgatgttgtagggcaaacatctgaccaatcacaaacgtaCCTGTGTTATCAATATGCAAATGACCAAAACAGTAAGTCCGTAGTTATTGCTTCCTGCGCAGAAATAGTCTGCGTAGTGCTTGTTGTTAATCTTTTGCTCAGATTCGACACTTTTGGAATCAATAAGCTATTGTATTGAAAAAGAAATGTAGAGAATTATACACAACACGAtcttattttcaacattttgttcAGTAATATAGAATTGGTGCTATTGCCGACTTCTTTAcatttacaaaatgtttattagaAATAATTGTGATTTACCGATGTATTTTCATTCGCATCTATTTGAATATTTGCCATGCCACTGTATTTAACATGTGGAGTAGAGTCTGCCTCTTCTTcctaaatttagaaaaaaaagataCATTATTAATCCATCTAGAACATTATCCAGTTGGGCATGGTTGGTAGAGGTGTTGGCTATACATTAGTTATAATGTTTTAGGTTTGTCTCTATATGTTTTTGATTTGTTTGGGGGCGGGGATGGGGGAGGTTAGTTGCTTGGTTTATTTATGAGCCAAATGATTGTTTGTTGATAGTTGGTTGCTTGGTTGATTTGTGAGTCACatgattgtttgtttgttgttgctTGGTTAATTTTTTTTGCTCGAGTTTTGCTTAGGTATGTATctttgttttcacatttgtcaGTTTGTTTCGGATAATACACTTTATAAACACTCACAGACTCTGCATTTGAATACACGGTGTCAATATCGCTAAACGATGAGATGAACGATTGAATAATCCTGACGTCATAGTAGCCACCAATTATTTCTACTTTCCCCTGTAAGTGATAATGATACACTTCATATATTCTTATATTTCACAATACATGGAGTCTGAACTTTAATCACTTGGTTATTAATGTgtagaataataattaataaaggcGCTTGTATTAgatgttaaaaagatgcgttttaagttatttaaaaaaaatagcaatagatGTTGATTTAGTAATTGTTATGTCGAGGCAAAGAATTCCAAAGAGGAAAAGCAGAGAATATAAAAGACCTTTCTCCATAGGGCCTGGTGTTTATTCTAGGAAAACCAGTAGGTTTTGATCAGCCGAACGAAGACAAGCAAGAGGAATGTAGGGAAGAAGATCAAGAAGATATTAAGTAGGTTGTTTAAGAAGTAGCGCTTTAAAAGTTACCTTGGTGTAATTCTATAAGTTACATAGGCCTACCTGTTTTAAAACAAGTATTCTATCCACTTCTCGCATGAATGAAGGACGAGATGTCGTCATGATCCGTGTTTTCTTTTTAAGATATCCCATTATACCActgtaaaaataacattaaaataattataagactactaaagcttggtttccaccaGGACGCAAACGCAAGGATgtagacgcaacgtaagtgatttgaccaataacaagcgacggattattcgaactgtcgcttgtcattggtcatcaacacgcttgcgttgcctttacgtccttgcgttgcgtcctagtgggaatcaagctttattGAGAGAAGTAAATACAATCAAGTAATTGACAAACTATCATATTATTATGAGAACGTATCATGGCAGTAGATTGTTAATAGAAGAGTAGGGTAAGGGCCTAACATTGTGCTAGGCCTAATCTAATGTTCTCTCTTTTGCAgtgtatttttcaaaattgagcCGGGTGGAAGTATTTTGCATCTTAAAATcgtgataataaaaaaataataaattaaaaataatagcaCATTTATACAATAGATGTATAGCGTAATGGACGATGGTGATTATTTTTACTTCTACTCCGAagtaattgtataataataataaataataatacgtaataaaaaa
Encoded here:
- the LOC140046081 gene encoding ATP-binding cassette sub-family C member 4-like — protein: MECNLTLKPSRLEKANALLKITFGWCLHLFLTGSNETLTQDHLDNVPSDVSSECLVHELESEWDNEQEKAKDRGTRPSLRRSIFHAFFPQLLWFNVLGVFMEMVTLCQPILFSMFVYLFEHGETPTAGTSLLHLAFLATSIMVPDVIREPFVFYNRLFGRKIQVACRSLIYKKILKLSNSTILKNSALVDETEKFNKISTVFPYLWLAPINCIVSIFILIYYVGLSWGYTLLGFGIVLIIFLPLQTLQRKMHIIYRERAARIRKYRLSILSEAFTSMRVIKMSVLERSFSEIIKKIRESELSAVLLSAIFKFIAMVITFFGHRLLEVVHLTIYFVTAERYMISHVFVIFSLSYIIRPTVLEYFPKAIYLYNECILGCDKIEEFMLLDDKEHLSEDSTRYSYSKESKEEPRIVVNELGCKWENSDDFALENVAIDICSGDILGVVGASGSGKTAFLMALLQEIPIITGNIKIQGTIAYVSQKPSIFPGTIRQNILFGKQYDECRYFKVIETVLLTKFINSLPEKDLSMTSKLRLAIDQEAKINLARALYKDADIYLLDDPFTYMDSTTSRYIFENGIMGYLKKKTRIMTTSRPSFMREVDRILVLKQGKVEIIGGYYDVRIIQSFISSFSDIDTVYSNAESEEEADSTPHVKYSGMANIQIDANENTSLIDSKSVESEQKINNKHYADYFCAGSNNYGLTVLVICILITQVMYFMADFWIAHWANLEQCYRHHFNDTTCNEFRFLDPFDYVELNNADSTLVFIIFIGACSFTTILYGVLFFLITLNACKRLHETVFNQVIQTAMLFFNSTPLDCILRRFNEDMRTMEDELPTTMLGSIQVMVLTCGIVVVNMIMSWYLLFIAVPLFALILYVRNKTAKPRIEIQNLEEMLKLPVDEHVDKAIRGLTTIRSHQARDAFLESFYDAQDSLNEAWIANQASQRLLSVSYYCIVQVFIVCILFASLIGKSGLSVGLVGIVVGRVLLLSQLIQKSVFGINDTEKLMKSVIRVTDYTHLFPEAPRFNKYTKPPASWPEEGNITFSNVFLSYSAESPIVLKNMSFNIEHREKIGVLGRRGAGKSSIATALFRLAEPTGNILIDGVSISALGLYNLRKKISIVPKDPVLFSTSLRVNIDPFGEYNDFALWEALKRVRLDWFVRECMGKLDMTVGDGGNQFSVGQRQLIYLARAILRRNKILIVEEPIKSDDQIITSLIQTTIRSHFKYCTVFTITNRLNNIMDSDRVMVIDDGELVEFDTAYTLLQNRSSLVRKLLKESNTFERKRLLGIATAFHAERR